In Fibrobacter sp. UWR2, the following are encoded in one genomic region:
- a CDS encoding endo-1,4-beta-xylanase: protein MKKRLTISGLALGVTLLGVGFSTTFAADETLRSLAEKNGIYIGAILNSQWFGGGLPGNYEQIHKTQFNIVVAENEMKFDATEPSENRFSYGNGDKMVKYAKQNGMRIRGHALAWHSQVPNWVNNYKNDKKKLLSVLKNHINNVVGHWKGQVDEWDVVNEAISNNEPQWRGYSVWYQGIGPEFIDSAFVWAHAADPDAELCYNDYNLEQGVNPKAKAGFLLEQVKRWVANGIPIHCVGSQTHVEDTTTDKHFIGSPDSLRSLARELAKLNIKLKITELDIGFKSGINVSQSDLERQGKTFREYLDIILEEPNADTYLIWGVSDKWSWLGGLNRQKGLIYDDNLKPKPAFDSIMVRLQNFEPPQDTAATDTTANDTTVTDTTKKDTTVQDTSIAIPQTAGPGSVTMHVAGHTLFITGMKSAKVDVFDMQGRPVFSGKCEKGAVDLNVAEGLYMVRVREGSRNLVQKIAIK from the coding sequence ATGAAAAAGAGACTTACAATCTCTGGTCTCGCGCTTGGCGTGACCCTTCTTGGCGTTGGCTTCTCAACCACCTTCGCCGCAGATGAAACCCTAAGATCCCTCGCCGAAAAAAACGGCATCTACATCGGCGCCATTCTGAACTCGCAGTGGTTTGGTGGCGGCCTTCCAGGCAACTACGAACAAATTCACAAGACGCAATTTAATATTGTCGTCGCCGAAAACGAGATGAAGTTCGACGCGACCGAACCTAGCGAAAACAGGTTCAGTTACGGCAACGGTGACAAGATGGTCAAGTACGCGAAGCAGAACGGCATGCGCATCCGCGGCCACGCCCTCGCCTGGCATAGCCAAGTCCCGAACTGGGTAAACAACTACAAGAACGACAAGAAAAAATTGCTCTCCGTTCTCAAGAACCACATCAACAACGTGGTCGGCCACTGGAAAGGCCAGGTGGACGAATGGGACGTGGTGAACGAGGCCATCAGCAACAACGAGCCCCAGTGGCGCGGTTACTCCGTATGGTACCAGGGAATCGGCCCCGAGTTCATTGACTCTGCCTTCGTGTGGGCGCACGCCGCCGACCCCGATGCGGAACTCTGCTACAACGACTATAACCTCGAGCAGGGTGTCAACCCGAAAGCCAAGGCAGGGTTCTTGCTGGAACAGGTGAAGCGCTGGGTCGCAAACGGCATTCCTATCCATTGCGTGGGTTCACAGACGCACGTCGAGGACACCACTACCGACAAGCACTTTATCGGTTCGCCGGACAGCCTCCGCTCGCTTGCCAGGGAACTTGCAAAGCTCAACATCAAGCTGAAAATCACCGAGCTCGATATCGGATTCAAGAGCGGCATCAACGTGAGCCAGAGCGACCTCGAACGCCAGGGAAAGACCTTCCGTGAATACCTGGACATTATCCTCGAAGAGCCGAATGCGGACACGTACCTGATCTGGGGCGTATCTGACAAATGGAGCTGGCTTGGCGGGCTCAACAGGCAAAAAGGACTTATCTACGACGACAACTTGAAACCGAAGCCGGCATTCGACAGCATTATGGTGAGGCTCCAAAACTTCGAGCCACCGCAGGACACCGCCGCTACAGATACGACTGCAAACGATACGACCGTCACCGACACGACCAAGAAGGACACGACTGTGCAGGACACCTCCATCGCGATTCCGCAGACTGCAGGCCCGGGCAGTGTCACCATGCACGTTGCCGGACATACACTGTTCATTACCGGCATGAAGTCCGCGAAGGTCGACGTGTTCGATATGCAGGGTCGCCCGGTATTCAGCGGCAAGTGCGAAAAGGGCGCTGTCGACCTGAACGTCGCCGAAGGGCTCTACATGGTGCGTGTGCGCGAAGGTTCTAGAAACCTAGTGCAAAAAATCGCCATAAAATAA
- a CDS encoding flavodoxin, whose amino-acid sequence MKYRIGLMVAAAFALCACNQGQEQSKAGEGNAQPAAEAAKPVASKSVVVYYSQTGTTKKLAGVLQQAVKADEIELQLVNAYPSTYDSTIAAVGAQRESKQWPELANARLDLAKYDTVYLGYPIMFGSFAPPIYTFLDSNDLSGKVVVPFCTYGSGGRKASAAELKTLEPNANVTLAMGVSNKRMSRDDGDSIAKAEVETFLANLAAGKTDEMLMGGYSDQRPLTAEDSAVFAAATKDYAYLKLRPLSVATQVVAGTNFLFVCETSGFNRPPTETMVKIFRPLPGRGEPELIVMEK is encoded by the coding sequence ATGAAGTATAGAATCGGTTTGATGGTGGCAGCCGCGTTTGCGCTGTGTGCTTGCAATCAGGGGCAGGAACAGTCCAAGGCGGGCGAGGGTAACGCACAGCCTGCTGCAGAGGCGGCAAAGCCTGTTGCGTCGAAGTCGGTTGTCGTGTATTATTCGCAGACGGGAACCACGAAAAAACTTGCTGGGGTCCTGCAGCAGGCGGTGAAAGCCGACGAAATTGAACTCCAGCTGGTGAACGCTTACCCCTCGACGTACGATAGCACGATTGCCGCGGTGGGTGCCCAGCGCGAAAGCAAGCAGTGGCCGGAACTTGCCAACGCAAGACTCGACCTTGCGAAGTACGATACGGTCTATCTGGGGTACCCCATCATGTTCGGGAGTTTTGCCCCGCCGATTTACACGTTCCTCGATTCGAACGACCTTTCGGGCAAGGTGGTCGTGCCGTTCTGCACATACGGAAGTGGCGGACGCAAGGCGTCTGCTGCCGAACTCAAGACGCTTGAACCGAATGCAAACGTGACGCTTGCGATGGGTGTTTCTAACAAGCGCATGTCCAGGGACGATGGCGATTCGATTGCGAAGGCCGAAGTGGAAACGTTCCTCGCGAACCTTGCCGCGGGCAAGACGGACGAGATGCTCATGGGAGGCTATTCTGACCAGCGCCCGCTTACGGCGGAAGATTCTGCGGTGTTTGCCGCCGCGACAAAGGATTACGCCTACCTGAAGCTGCGCCCGCTGAGTGTCGCGACACAGGTCGTTGCCGGTACGAATTTCCTCTTTGTTTGCGAGACGAGCGGGTTCAACCGTCCACCGACCGAGACGATGGTGAAGATCTTCAGGCCTCTCCCTGGCCGTGGAGAGCCTGAACTGATTGTCATGGAAAAATAA
- a CDS encoding DNA repair helicase XPB, producing MNPNGAIIVQSNLEIMVEVDSPSYEAARDAIAPFTELVKSPEHLHTYKISHLSLWNAAATGLRAPEVLERLESQSRYPIPQSVITEIEDYMARYGLLRLKKDDCGNLIMESDDKIMFVEICKLPEVAEYVKEFIDDTHAIMDGERRGHIKMALTNAGFPVEDLAGYTVGDPLPINLRKTTLSGKAFELRDYQKEAAQIFYASGSEKGGSGVIVLPCGSGKTVIGLATMALIQTKTLILTPNISASRQWIREICDKTDLTIDQVKEYSGEIKEIGPVTVATYQILTQRKRVKKDENASTTEDLEMSDEEVKKELANFPLFSQQKWGLMIYDEVHLLPAPVFRLSTEMQATRRLGLTATLVREDHKETEVFSLIGPKKYDIPWRILEAQGWIATADCNEIRIPMEAELKMKYALAPIREKITLASTNPEKTDIVERLLKHFDKPDDRVLIIGQYIDQLEALSDDLQIPLITGKTPNKERERLYAAFRDGSQKNLMVSKVGNFAIDLPDANVLIQVSGTFGSRQEEAQRLGRVLRPKSDGGAAHFYSIVTQDSKEQEFAMNRQLFLTEQGYAYKIIKRGDWDVLSRTPEELAARG from the coding sequence ATGAATCCGAATGGCGCCATTATTGTTCAGAGCAACCTCGAAATCATGGTCGAGGTCGATTCCCCCTCCTACGAAGCGGCACGCGATGCGATTGCACCCTTCACCGAGCTGGTTAAGAGCCCCGAGCACCTGCACACCTACAAGATTTCGCACCTGAGCCTGTGGAACGCCGCGGCGACCGGGCTCCGCGCGCCCGAAGTACTGGAACGCCTCGAATCCCAGAGCCGCTACCCCATCCCGCAGAGCGTCATTACCGAGATCGAAGACTACATGGCCCGCTACGGCCTGCTGCGCCTCAAGAAGGACGACTGTGGCAACCTCATCATGGAATCCGACGACAAGATCATGTTCGTCGAAATCTGCAAGTTGCCCGAAGTCGCCGAATACGTGAAGGAATTCATCGACGACACGCACGCAATAATGGACGGTGAACGCCGTGGCCACATCAAGATGGCCCTCACGAACGCCGGGTTCCCGGTCGAGGACCTCGCGGGCTACACCGTGGGCGACCCGCTCCCCATCAACCTGAGGAAGACGACCCTTTCGGGCAAGGCGTTCGAACTACGCGACTACCAGAAGGAAGCCGCACAGATCTTCTATGCAAGCGGTTCCGAGAAGGGCGGTTCGGGCGTGATCGTGCTCCCCTGCGGTTCAGGCAAGACAGTGATTGGCCTTGCCACGATGGCGCTCATCCAGACCAAGACACTCATCCTGACCCCGAACATTTCGGCAAGCCGCCAGTGGATCCGCGAAATCTGCGACAAGACCGACCTCACCATCGACCAGGTGAAGGAATACTCCGGCGAAATCAAGGAAATCGGCCCGGTGACCGTCGCGACCTACCAGATTCTGACGCAGAGGAAGCGCGTCAAGAAAGACGAAAACGCAAGCACTACCGAAGACCTCGAGATGAGCGACGAAGAAGTCAAGAAGGAACTTGCCAACTTCCCGCTCTTCAGCCAGCAGAAATGGGGCCTCATGATTTACGACGAGGTGCACCTGCTCCCTGCCCCGGTGTTCCGCCTGAGTACCGAAATGCAGGCGACCCGCCGCCTTGGCCTTACGGCGACGCTCGTGCGCGAAGACCACAAGGAAACGGAAGTATTCAGCCTTATCGGACCCAAGAAGTACGATATCCCGTGGCGCATTCTCGAAGCGCAGGGCTGGATTGCGACCGCCGACTGTAACGAGATCCGCATCCCGATGGAAGCGGAACTCAAGATGAAGTACGCCCTCGCGCCTATCCGCGAGAAGATTACGCTCGCAAGCACGAACCCCGAGAAGACGGACATTGTGGAACGCCTTCTCAAGCATTTCGACAAGCCCGACGACCGCGTACTGATTATCGGGCAGTACATCGACCAGCTCGAAGCCCTCTCCGACGACCTGCAGATTCCGCTCATCACGGGCAAGACCCCGAACAAGGAGCGCGAACGCCTGTACGCCGCCTTCCGCGACGGAAGCCAGAAGAACCTCATGGTTTCGAAGGTTGGCAACTTCGCCATCGACCTGCCTGACGCCAACGTGCTTATCCAGGTTTCGGGAACGTTCGGAAGCCGCCAGGAAGAAGCCCAGCGACTCGGCCGCGTGCTGCGCCCCAAGAGCGACGGCGGTGCGGCGCACTTCTACAGCATCGTTACGCAGGATTCCAAGGAACAGGAATTCGCAATGAACCGCCAGCTGTTTCTCACCGAGCAGGGTTACGCCTACAAGATCATCAAGCGCGGCGACTGGGATGTCCTATCGCGCACGCCCGAAGAACTCGCCGCCAGGGGATAG
- a CDS encoding tetratricopeptide repeat protein, translating to MANESNQSNSEIKEFFVQHGSKVLVALAIILVVVAGVVQFKDSRKAAAAEQAELLGTGLTYLYVNDKDNALSEFESKINSGKLSGLALAKAALFAGNIKYEKSDFDGAIALFQKSIDNAGSVALVRSAAIHGLASAKMEKADYSAAAKLLEDFVKEFGKRTGDKEDRYQKEEPQDETPLVADAMWKLVLLHNELGSKNKAKSVAERLVEVYGDTQPYADRAKKFLASF from the coding sequence ATGGCTAACGAATCTAATCAGAGCAATTCCGAAATCAAGGAGTTTTTTGTCCAACACGGATCCAAGGTCCTCGTGGCACTTGCCATTATTCTCGTGGTTGTCGCCGGCGTGGTCCAGTTCAAGGATAGCCGCAAGGCTGCTGCTGCAGAGCAGGCCGAACTCCTCGGTACGGGTCTTACTTATCTCTATGTGAACGACAAGGACAACGCCCTCAGCGAATTCGAGTCGAAAATCAATTCTGGCAAGCTGAGCGGTCTCGCCCTTGCAAAGGCAGCCCTTTTCGCTGGCAACATCAAGTACGAAAAGTCCGACTTCGATGGCGCAATCGCACTGTTCCAGAAGTCTATCGACAATGCCGGGTCTGTCGCGCTGGTCCGTTCCGCCGCCATTCATGGCCTTGCCTCCGCCAAGATGGAGAAGGCTGACTACTCCGCTGCCGCCAAGCTGCTCGAAGATTTCGTGAAGGAATTCGGCAAGCGCACGGGCGATAAGGAAGACCGTTACCAGAAGGAAGAACCGCAGGACGAAACTCCGCTCGTCGCGGACGCCATGTGGAAGTTGGTGCTCCTGCACAACGAACTCGGTTCCAAGAACAAGGCCAAGTCCGTTGCCGAACGCCTCGTCGAAGTCTACGGCGATACTCAGCCTTATGCTGACAGGGCGAAGAAGTTCCTCGCTAGCTTCTAG
- a CDS encoding rhomboid family intramembrane serine protease encodes MPRLMSPMIRRRPLPPLRDEEPLRGQEASRGQEPSQAPELRRAPEPPAPEQEPPAFEEPEESARIATGTYRQIRDYSLVLLSQGIVHRFLRSEEGPFEIFVVPEVEARAREQLELYSRENPPKEENPPLPLSLSIQPAWVLLVPVVCTILDFGNFVDRMHFAGLSDASKVLHGEWWRTITALTLHGDARHIASNLVSGYIVLNLMSYRIPLARMAPFLAVASAVANFFVAFTVQSDYRALGFSTFVFAAIGSLAVIEFRLMPKETHGMLRRFAPLCGAASLAVFLGLGENADILGHAYGFIAGAICGLIPQKKTLRWGTPTTLADLVWVAIYFAIFIVGWKFALA; translated from the coding sequence ATGCCGCGCCTCATGTCCCCCATGATCCGGAGAAGGCCCTTGCCGCCCCTACGTGACGAAGAACCGTTGCGCGGACAGGAAGCATCACGCGGGCAAGAGCCGTCGCAAGCACCTGAACTGCGACGCGCACCAGAACCGCCGGCTCCCGAGCAGGAACCTCCCGCCTTCGAGGAACCCGAAGAATCCGCACGCATCGCCACCGGTACCTACAGACAAATTCGCGACTACAGCCTGGTACTCCTCTCGCAGGGAATCGTGCACCGCTTCTTGCGTTCCGAAGAAGGCCCGTTCGAAATCTTTGTCGTGCCCGAAGTCGAAGCACGCGCCCGCGAGCAGCTGGAACTCTACAGCAGGGAAAACCCGCCCAAGGAAGAAAACCCGCCACTCCCTTTAAGCCTAAGCATTCAGCCCGCATGGGTTCTACTGGTACCCGTGGTCTGCACCATTCTCGACTTCGGGAACTTTGTCGACCGCATGCATTTTGCCGGGCTTTCCGATGCCTCCAAGGTTCTGCACGGAGAATGGTGGCGCACTATCACTGCACTCACACTGCACGGGGACGCCCGCCACATCGCATCGAACCTCGTGAGCGGCTACATCGTCTTAAACCTCATGTCGTACAGGATCCCGCTCGCGCGCATGGCGCCCTTCCTCGCCGTAGCAAGCGCCGTCGCGAACTTCTTTGTCGCATTCACCGTCCAGAGCGATTACCGTGCCCTCGGGTTCTCTACCTTCGTGTTTGCAGCCATAGGCTCCCTTGCCGTCATCGAGTTCCGGCTCATGCCCAAGGAAACCCACGGAATGCTCCGGCGCTTCGCACCCCTGTGCGGCGCGGCCTCGCTCGCCGTATTCCTCGGGCTCGGCGAAAACGCCGACATTCTCGGCCACGCCTACGGCTTCATCGCGGGCGCCATCTGCGGGCTCATCCCACAAAAAAAGACGCTCCGCTGGGGAACGCCTACTACACTTGCCGACCTCGTATGGGTCGCTATCTATTTCGCCATCTTCATCGTGGGCTGGAAGTTCGCACTCGCCTAG
- a CDS encoding PHP domain-containing protein, protein MSFWPGEKLRYAETHFKFRLPWSLLYRPWPEIIFDMPFQAVPGTEPTMWIVVRDADRFPVTLESAEIEIESSESTGTNSEKRTITLDIEADKPFAFYPVPLAGLKPGKYRITPKVTTVKKNVDEGAKNERRTFTRWSLPGLKPQPLKLHVLAEQPPKAPGYAAGEMHCHTHYSRDHVEFGATPAVLQQAAASVGLDFACCTDHAYDFAFTDEDYTKEARSPAPRFQALCDEIAALPKGEGLPLLLAGEEVSAGNSKGENVHVTVFAPDAYLPGLGDCGRYWLENKPTRSIAQILQDTTAHCFAAHPFQQMGIVEKFVFRRGYWTDKDLHADKPHAIRGLQFWNGVRDEGFKLGREFWIEQLGKGNYLLPIGGNDAHGDLNDTTAVSTPLVSLKHSRDHVFGKVRTVVKMDPTAAGNGLSRESLHVAFAGDNCYITDGPALWWEHAEVHGIKSVVFHARNTKDFGEGFRYIRIFGRRYLSNGKLAKEEELRMESLVAAPAKTDIPVSIDNFAYLRAECESATGHFALTSAATFERG, encoded by the coding sequence ATGAGTTTCTGGCCGGGGGAAAAACTGCGTTACGCCGAAACGCATTTCAAGTTCAGGCTCCCCTGGTCGCTTTTGTACAGGCCCTGGCCTGAAATCATTTTCGATATGCCCTTCCAGGCGGTTCCCGGAACAGAGCCCACGATGTGGATCGTGGTGCGCGATGCCGACCGATTCCCCGTGACCCTCGAGTCTGCCGAAATCGAGATTGAGAGTAGCGAAAGCACGGGAACAAATTCCGAAAAAAGGACCATCACACTCGACATTGAAGCCGACAAGCCATTCGCATTCTACCCCGTTCCGCTCGCAGGGCTTAAACCGGGGAAATACAGGATTACACCGAAAGTAACGACTGTGAAAAAGAATGTGGACGAGGGTGCCAAGAATGAGCGTCGCACGTTCACGCGCTGGAGTCTCCCCGGCCTGAAGCCGCAACCGCTCAAGCTGCACGTGCTTGCGGAACAGCCCCCGAAGGCGCCGGGGTATGCGGCAGGCGAGATGCACTGCCATACCCACTATTCGCGCGACCACGTGGAATTCGGGGCTACGCCTGCCGTATTGCAACAGGCGGCCGCCTCTGTCGGCCTCGACTTTGCCTGTTGCACCGACCACGCCTACGACTTTGCATTTACCGACGAGGACTACACCAAGGAGGCGCGGTCCCCGGCGCCGCGGTTTCAGGCCCTGTGCGATGAAATTGCGGCACTCCCCAAAGGAGAAGGCCTCCCACTGCTACTCGCGGGCGAAGAAGTCTCCGCCGGCAACAGCAAGGGAGAAAACGTTCACGTCACGGTGTTCGCTCCCGACGCCTACCTCCCCGGACTCGGGGACTGCGGGCGCTACTGGCTCGAAAACAAGCCTACGCGGAGCATCGCTCAGATCCTGCAAGATACCACCGCACACTGCTTTGCGGCGCACCCCTTCCAGCAGATGGGGATAGTCGAGAAGTTCGTGTTCCGCCGCGGATACTGGACAGACAAGGACCTGCATGCCGACAAGCCGCACGCCATACGCGGGCTGCAGTTCTGGAACGGCGTCCGCGACGAAGGCTTCAAGCTCGGGCGCGAATTCTGGATTGAGCAACTCGGCAAGGGGAACTATTTATTGCCTATTGGCGGCAACGACGCGCACGGCGACCTGAACGATACGACCGCCGTCTCAACCCCGCTGGTTTCGCTCAAGCATTCCCGCGACCACGTTTTCGGGAAGGTGCGCACCGTTGTGAAAATGGACCCAACGGCTGCCGGCAACGGGCTTTCTCGCGAGTCCCTGCATGTGGCCTTTGCCGGCGACAACTGCTACATCACCGACGGCCCCGCCCTCTGGTGGGAACACGCCGAAGTCCACGGCATAAAGAGCGTCGTTTTCCACGCCCGCAACACTAAGGATTTCGGAGAAGGCTTCCGCTATATCCGCATCTTCGGGCGCCGCTACCTGAGCAACGGCAAGCTCGCGAAAGAAGAGGAACTCCGTATGGAAAGCCTCGTCGCCGCACCCGCCAAAACAGACATTCCCGTAAGCATCGACAACTTCGCCTACCTGCGCGCCGAATGCGAATCGGCCACAGGCCATTTTGCGCTCACGTCGGCAGCAACTTTTGAAAGGGGGTAA
- a CDS encoding outer membrane protein assembly factor BamD, which yields MKLSLKTALFLSLFLSVALLGACSSNSSERITHTQFCKNKLDKAEELFKKEKYGRVIDKLEEIMSYCAGTGYLEQTSFLLAESHFNLENWIEARGEYGSFVMNFPGSPYAETAEFRKAIASFNMEFRVSRDDANTTVAMKDFERYLSNHPDTPLRDSINYYYGLLVERLAEKEFQTARLYLRMDKPQAAVIYFKEFLETYKQSKRRKEALFLTSQAYTDLDQFESAREYLDLAKQELKEDDKDGHKLLEKTEKKIAKAEKNFEKRIKKDAEKKRVQKEEREMLN from the coding sequence ATGAAACTTTCTCTAAAGACAGCCCTGTTCCTTAGCCTTTTCCTTTCTGTCGCCTTGCTCGGCGCTTGTTCGTCCAATTCATCCGAAAGAATCACGCACACCCAGTTCTGCAAGAACAAACTGGACAAGGCGGAAGAACTCTTCAAGAAGGAAAAGTACGGCCGCGTCATCGACAAGCTCGAAGAAATCATGAGCTACTGCGCCGGCACGGGCTACCTGGAACAGACCTCGTTCCTGCTCGCCGAAAGCCACTTCAATCTCGAGAACTGGATCGAGGCCCGTGGCGAATACGGCAGCTTCGTCATGAACTTCCCCGGTTCCCCGTACGCCGAGACCGCCGAATTCCGCAAGGCAATCGCATCGTTCAACATGGAATTCCGCGTGAGCCGCGACGACGCGAATACGACGGTCGCCATGAAGGATTTCGAACGCTACCTTTCGAACCATCCGGATACCCCGCTCCGCGACTCCATCAACTACTACTACGGCCTCCTGGTCGAACGCCTCGCCGAAAAGGAATTCCAGACCGCACGCCTGTACCTGCGCATGGACAAGCCGCAGGCAGCCGTTATCTACTTCAAGGAATTCCTCGAGACCTACAAGCAGTCCAAGCGCCGCAAGGAAGCCCTGTTCCTCACCTCGCAGGCATACACCGACCTCGACCAGTTCGAGAGCGCACGTGAATACCTAGACCTCGCCAAGCAGGAACTCAAGGAAGACGACAAGGACGGCCACAAGCTGCTCGAGAAGACCGAGAAGAAGATTGCCAAGGCGGAAAAGAATTTTGAAAAGCGCATCAAGAAGGATGCCGAAAAGAAGCGCGTCCAGAAAGAAGAGCGCGAAATGCTGAACTAG
- a CDS encoding LptF/LptG family permease yields MLKELIGPFLAALFGITFLFVVDFLVKILDNVLSKGLPASTVLEIFVLNLAWMLSLSIPMAVLVACLMAFGRLSGDHEITAVKAAGVSPLSLMRPVMLVALLVTVLMILFNNWILPEANHRSVELMNAVSRKKPHVFIDAGRLITQFPDVQLWVNRIDPVSGVLYGIQVYEMEKKGAPRVVYADSATLDYVDNGATLMFRMRSGETHIVDPDKPENYFRIRFFSQDLAMQNVDDRLERRSRSYRSDREMPVEMMMDVVNEARAKYDTVSAFAREKRLGSLVSTRNIVLGDSVVPDGANGTEPLDSIQGRRSLQRIRMQEISNLRTTERLWGRMESEQKRAAQYLVEIHKKFSTSFACFIFVLIGAPLGIMARKGGIGTGIIYSLAFFVIYWICLIGGENLADRLIISPELAMWASNIIIGAFGIFITIAMVRDRFTGDSKFFRAMRAIGRWFRSIGRGRA; encoded by the coding sequence GTGTTGAAAGAACTTATTGGCCCCTTTTTGGCGGCGCTTTTTGGCATAACGTTTTTGTTCGTCGTCGATTTTCTGGTGAAAATATTGGACAACGTGCTCTCGAAGGGGCTTCCCGCATCGACGGTCCTCGAGATTTTCGTACTGAACCTGGCATGGATGCTTTCGCTCTCTATTCCGATGGCGGTGCTTGTCGCATGCCTCATGGCGTTCGGTCGCCTTTCGGGTGACCATGAGATTACTGCAGTGAAGGCTGCGGGTGTTTCTCCCTTGTCGCTCATGCGGCCGGTGATGCTCGTGGCGCTTCTGGTTACGGTCCTGATGATACTTTTCAACAACTGGATATTGCCCGAGGCAAATCACCGCTCCGTGGAACTGATGAATGCCGTCTCGCGCAAGAAGCCCCATGTGTTTATCGATGCAGGTAGGCTCATCACGCAGTTCCCTGACGTGCAACTCTGGGTGAACCGCATCGATCCTGTGTCGGGTGTGCTATACGGCATCCAGGTCTACGAGATGGAAAAGAAGGGCGCACCGAGAGTTGTATATGCAGACAGTGCGACTCTCGACTACGTGGATAACGGTGCTACCCTCATGTTCCGCATGCGTAGCGGCGAGACGCATATTGTCGATCCTGACAAGCCGGAGAACTACTTCCGTATCAGGTTCTTCTCGCAGGACCTCGCCATGCAGAACGTGGACGACCGCTTGGAACGCCGGAGCCGTAGTTACCGCAGCGACCGCGAGATGCCGGTCGAGATGATGATGGACGTGGTGAACGAGGCTCGTGCAAAATACGATACGGTTTCGGCGTTTGCCCGTGAGAAGAGGCTCGGCTCGCTTGTCTCGACAAGGAACATTGTTCTCGGGGATAGCGTCGTTCCCGATGGGGCGAACGGGACGGAACCGCTCGATTCTATCCAGGGGCGGCGGTCGCTTCAGCGTATCCGCATGCAGGAAATCTCGAATCTGCGGACGACGGAGAGGCTGTGGGGGAGAATGGAATCCGAGCAGAAGCGTGCGGCTCAGTACCTCGTCGAAATTCACAAGAAGTTCAGTACTTCGTTTGCGTGCTTTATCTTTGTGCTCATTGGCGCTCCTCTCGGAATCATGGCACGCAAGGGCGGCATCGGCACGGGTATCATCTACAGCCTTGCGTTCTTTGTCATCTACTGGATCTGCCTTATCGGCGGCGAGAACCTGGCGGACCGTCTTATCATTTCTCCCGAACTTGCCATGTGGGCTTCGAACATCATCATTGGCGCGTTCGGCATATTCATTACCATCGCGATGGTGCGCGACCGCTTTACGGGTGATTCCAAGTTCTTCAGGGCCATGCGAGCCATAGGCCGCTGGTTCCGTTCCATCGGCAGGGGGCGCGCATGA
- a CDS encoding LptF/LptG family permease: protein MKFSRYLIWNFVKMFLIVTIGAIFMFAVIDFVGNIKTWLARETKDALDYYVSYIPYMLYLITPVSMFIAVLASVGNMSRHLEMSAMQSSGQSPLKTLFPIFFLGILVSVGSYEMSEHWLPDANHKRLEIMETNAQKKKNPRIKEKSDFTFIDSERASWFFKFYSGKAKVGRDVVLLLREQGRLTERYDAKTVRWVEPDTSSLDSAVRDSVIKTFAEQSYWLFEHGMKRVFNKDGSVTVIQFRREKMNGKVSTRPADLINDRQVPDEMDSKMVWERIEVLKRSGEDTRAMETALHFKLSAHWMNLIVLLIGAALCHRYSRSGGLSQKFGIGLLLVFSYYILERIGLKMGENGALSPFLAAWISHFIFGGVACAMLYRSFRL, encoded by the coding sequence ATGAAGTTCTCGCGTTACCTGATCTGGAACTTCGTGAAGATGTTCCTCATCGTGACTATCGGCGCTATCTTCATGTTTGCCGTTATTGACTTCGTTGGCAACATCAAGACGTGGCTTGCCCGCGAAACGAAGGATGCGCTCGACTACTATGTGAGCTATATCCCGTACATGCTCTACCTCATCACGCCGGTATCCATGTTCATCGCGGTGCTTGCCTCGGTCGGGAACATGTCGCGCCATCTGGAAATGAGCGCCATGCAGAGTTCCGGCCAGAGCCCGCTCAAGACTCTGTTTCCCATATTCTTCCTGGGCATACTTGTTTCTGTCGGTTCGTACGAGATGAGCGAGCATTGGCTTCCGGATGCAAACCACAAGCGCCTCGAAATCATGGAGACGAATGCGCAAAAAAAGAAGAACCCGCGCATCAAGGAAAAGAGCGACTTCACTTTCATCGATAGCGAGAGGGCGAGTTGGTTCTTCAAGTTCTATTCGGGCAAGGCGAAGGTGGGCCGTGACGTGGTGCTCCTTTTGCGTGAACAGGGCCGCCTTACGGAACGTTACGACGCCAAGACGGTCCGCTGGGTAGAACCGGACACTTCCTCGCTCGACAGTGCCGTGCGCGATAGCGTGATCAAGACTTTTGCAGAACAGTCCTACTGGCTGTTCGAACACGGAATGAAGCGTGTCTTCAACAAGGACGGCTCGGTGACGGTCATTCAGTTCCGCCGCGAAAAGATGAACGGCAAGGTGTCGACACGCCCGGCCGACCTCATCAACGACCGCCAGGTTCCCGACGAGATGGATTCCAAGATGGTCTGGGAACGTATCGAGGTGCTAAAACGCTCCGGCGAAGACACCCGCGCCATGGAGACGGCGCTACACTTCAAGCTTTCTGCCCACTGGATGAACCTTATCGTGCTGCTCATCGGGGCGGCCCTCTGTCACCGGTATAGTCGTTCTGGAGGGCTTTCCCAGAAATTCGGTATTGGCCTTCTTCTCGTTTTTAGTTATTATATTCTAGAGAGAATCGGATTGAAGATGGGTGAAAATGGGGCCCTGTCGCCGTTCTTGGCGGCATGGATAAGCCATTTCATCTTTGGCGGCGTCGCGTGCGCTATGCTTTACCGTTCATTCCGGCTTTAA